Proteins encoded together in one Oryzias latipes chromosome 11, ASM223467v1 window:
- the LOC101168721 gene encoding mediator of RNA polymerase II transcription subunit 30 → MAASLPQKPGMAGMLPGASAAPGQQPPQQGALREISPVFLCRIGQETVQDIVTRTMEIFQITRATQLPNGVTQSHAMYQDRFGKLQEHLRQLALLFRKLRLLYERCVEMTSDLQEEPAELVPYVGEDLVSVRVEPCSPTVSQERQEVLEKVRQKNQEMKVLMDQMRNLLWDVNAMLTLRK, encoded by the exons ATGGCGGCCTCTCTGCCTCAGAAGCCGGGCATGGCGGGGATGCTCCCCGGCGCCTCGGCGGCTCCGGGCCAGCAGCCCCCTCAGCAGGGAGCTCTCAGAGAGATCTCCCCGGTGTTCCTGTGCAGGATCGGACAGGAGACCGTGCAGGACATCGTCACGCGCACAATGGAGATCTTTCAGATCACGCGGGCCACACAG CTGCCGAACGGCGTGACTCAGAGCCACGCCATGTACCAGGATCGCTTCGGGAAACTGCAGGAGCATCTCCGCCAGCTGGCTTTGCTCTTCAGGAAGCTCCGGCTGCTGTACGAGCGCTGCGTGgagatgacctctgacctgcagGAGGAGCCTGCAGAG CTCGTGCCGTACGTGGGGGAGGACCTGGTTTCTGTTCGGGTGGAGCCCTGCAGTCCCACTGTCAGCCAGGAGAGACAGGAAGTCTTGGAG AAGGTGCGTCAGAAGAACCAGGAGATGAAAGTCCTGATGGACCAGATGAGGAACCTGCTGTGGGACGTCAACGCCATGCTGACGCTCAGGAAGTGA